The proteins below are encoded in one region of Microbispora sp. NBC_01189:
- a CDS encoding histidine phosphatase family protein has translation MLFIRQAGTPGARHACFPMPEEPDPSGLAQAGAQAAVLGLPDDALVFAAPWAAAAATARAASGREPVVAGALAEADYGSWAGRPFGEVATADPAGLGAWLTDPDASPHGGESLAEMGARVAAWMESLRGDAARVVAVCDAGPIRAALAHALGLTATRAAAFDVAPLSHTRLATGRGGWRITYVNRKAAP, from the coding sequence GTGCTGTTCATCCGGCAGGCGGGCACGCCCGGTGCCCGGCACGCCTGCTTCCCCATGCCCGAAGAACCCGATCCGTCGGGACTCGCCCAGGCCGGCGCACAGGCCGCCGTGCTGGGCCTCCCCGACGACGCGCTCGTCTTCGCCGCGCCGTGGGCCGCCGCCGCGGCGACCGCCCGGGCCGCGTCGGGCCGGGAGCCCGTCGTGGCCGGCGCGCTCGCCGAGGCCGACTACGGGAGCTGGGCGGGCCGGCCGTTCGGGGAGGTCGCCACGGCGGACCCCGCGGGGCTCGGCGCGTGGCTGACCGACCCGGACGCCTCCCCGCATGGCGGGGAGAGCCTCGCCGAGATGGGCGCGCGGGTGGCCGCGTGGATGGAGTCGCTCCGCGGGGACGCCGCCCGTGTGGTCGCCGTCTGCGACGCCGGGCCCATCCGGGCCGCGCTCGCGCACGCGCTCGGCCTGACCGCGACACGGGCCGCGGCCTTCGACGTCGCGCCGTTGTCCCACACGAGGCTGGCCACCGGGCGCGGCGGCTGGCGGATCACGTACGTCAACCGGAAGGCCGCACCGTGA